One window of Bacillota bacterium genomic DNA carries:
- the rlmD gene encoding 23S rRNA (uracil(1939)-C(5))-methyltransferase RlmD, with protein MKKNQVFTATIEDFRLPNRGIATVEDKRVVVHNGLPGQRVEAKVFRKRRGVIEARVTELLEPAPWEQKAQCPHFGPCGGCTWQTMPYEMQLELKGKQVQRLLANAGISEFQWLGISPSPTPWAYRNKMEFTFGDRERGGELTLGLHCKGRFYEILTTDNCQIVDSDFTLALTTVLEYCRREQIPFFHRSSHQGVLRHLVVRKGIKTGQLLLNLVTTSQGELDLEPLVRQLRERNFTGQLVGVLHTINDSKGDVVQSDETRILWGQDHFTEEILGLKFRISPFSFFQTNSLGAEVLYSTVREFAGDTTDKVIFDLYCGTGTIAQVMAPQAKQVFGIELVEEAVEAARTNTALNGLDNCQFIAGDVTEQLDNLAEQPDVIILDPPRSGVNPKAIAKVAQYQAPQILYVSCQPKSLARDLKEFTALGYQVDKVQCVDMFPHTPHVETVCLMSRN; from the coding sequence ATGAAAAAAAACCAGGTTTTTACCGCAACGATAGAGGACTTTCGCCTGCCCAATCGGGGAATTGCCACCGTTGAGGACAAGAGAGTAGTAGTACATAACGGGCTTCCGGGGCAAAGGGTAGAGGCTAAGGTGTTCCGGAAACGGCGGGGAGTAATTGAGGCCCGGGTGACAGAACTCTTGGAGCCGGCCCCCTGGGAACAGAAGGCCCAGTGCCCCCACTTTGGACCCTGTGGAGGCTGTACCTGGCAGACCATGCCCTATGAGATGCAGCTGGAACTCAAGGGAAAGCAGGTACAACGGCTACTGGCCAACGCTGGAATCTCCGAATTTCAATGGCTGGGAATTTCCCCTAGCCCCACCCCCTGGGCCTATCGCAATAAGATGGAGTTCACCTTTGGTGACCGGGAAAGGGGCGGAGAGCTCACCCTGGGGCTTCACTGCAAGGGTCGATTCTATGAAATTCTCACCACTGACAACTGCCAAATCGTCGATTCTGACTTCACCCTTGCCCTCACTACCGTACTGGAGTATTGCCGCAGGGAGCAAATTCCCTTTTTCCACCGCAGCAGTCACCAGGGCGTGCTCCGTCACTTGGTGGTTCGTAAAGGGATAAAAACCGGCCAGCTGCTCCTAAACCTTGTCACCACCTCGCAAGGGGAGCTAGACCTAGAACCCTTGGTTAGGCAGCTGCGAGAAAGAAATTTCACCGGTCAGTTAGTCGGTGTTCTTCACACCATCAATGACTCCAAGGGCGATGTCGTCCAAAGCGATGAGACTAGGATTCTTTGGGGCCAGGACCATTTCACCGAGGAGATTTTAGGGCTTAAGTTCCGCATCTCCCCCTTCTCCTTTTTCCAAACCAACTCCCTGGGCGCGGAGGTGCTGTATTCCACCGTCCGGGAATTTGCCGGAGACACCACCGACAAGGTAATCTTTGATCTTTATTGCGGCACCGGAACCATCGCCCAGGTGATGGCTCCCCAGGCAAAGCAAGTGTTTGGGATCGAACTCGTGGAGGAAGCAGTAGAAGCAGCCAGAACCAATACCGCCCTCAACGGTCTGGATAACTGTCAGTTCATTGCCGGTGATGTCACCGAGCAGCTGGACAATCTAGCTGAGCAACCGGATGTGATTATCCTGGATCCCCCTCGCAGTGGAGTTAATCCCAAAGCCATCGCCAAGGTGGCGCAGTATCAAGCGCCCCAGATCCTGTACGTATCCTGTCAGCCCAAGTCACTGGCTCGGGACCTTAAGGAGTTTACCGCTTTAGGTTACCAGGTGGATAAAGTCCAATGTGTGGACATGTTCCCCCATACTCCCCATGTCGAAACAGTGTGCTTGATGTCTAGAAATTAG
- a CDS encoding chromate transporter: protein MRVLWDVFIAFFRANIVTFGGGQVAIPLVETEVVNNFKWMTAEEFANVIAMGNALPGPIAPKLAGYVGYQVAGPWGAIVALFGAIGPTVLLMIGLGSLLARYKDNPVVEGMISGVRPVVWVLFLLLALDYLRFVKSVPTGIIAAAAFVLVYVLKLHPVVAMVLGLVAGGVFLR, encoded by the coding sequence ATGCGAGTATTGTGGGATGTGTTCATAGCATTTTTCCGAGCAAACATAGTGACCTTCGGCGGCGGTCAGGTGGCAATCCCCTTAGTGGAGACAGAGGTGGTCAACAACTTCAAATGGATGACTGCCGAGGAGTTTGCCAACGTAATTGCCATGGGTAATGCCCTGCCCGGTCCCATTGCCCCGAAGCTGGCGGGATATGTGGGCTACCAAGTTGCCGGTCCCTGGGGAGCAATCGTGGCTCTATTCGGAGCCATCGGACCAACGGTGCTGCTGATGATTGGACTGGGGTCGCTGCTGGCCAGGTATAAGGACAATCCTGTCGTTGAGGGAATGATCAGCGGCGTCCGCCCGGTGGTGTGGGTGCTCTTTCTGCTCCTGGCCTTGGATTATCTTCGATTTGTTAAGAGCGTGCCCACCGGGATCATTGCTGCCGCTGCCTTTGTGCTTGTCTATGTCCTCAAGCTTCATCCCGTAGTGGCGATGGTGCTGGGATTGGTGGCCGGAGGCGTTTTTCTGAGATAA
- a CDS encoding DUF1360 domain-containing protein — MIDMGNISWVTLVVLGLASFRLTHLLVFDEVMQPLRGFFLDYREQDLAPSGLTFTAPTPRGRGIRNLLGRILRCHWCAGFWVSLLLLVLYTVWAGPFVHGIIALLAISAIQSLVEHWVQTRI, encoded by the coding sequence ATGATTGATATGGGCAATATCTCCTGGGTGACCCTGGTTGTGCTGGGATTAGCTTCCTTTCGACTCACACACCTGCTGGTCTTCGATGAAGTGATGCAGCCACTGCGCGGGTTTTTCCTTGACTATCGTGAGCAGGATCTGGCGCCTTCCGGGCTAACCTTTACTGCTCCAACGCCTAGGGGTCGGGGAATTCGCAACCTACTTGGTCGGATATTGCGCTGCCACTGGTGTGCCGGTTTCTGGGTAAGCTTACTGCTCCTCGTACTCTACACAGTCTGGGCCGGGCCCTTCGTCCACGGGATTATCGCCCTGCTGGCGATCTCGGCAATTCAATCCTTGGTAGAGCATTGGGTCCAAACCCGAATCTAG
- a CDS encoding DUF5320 domain-containing protein, with product MPGFDGTGPMGYGPMTGRGGGYCIAYHCGQGYARPRCGLGPRRAGGRWGRGLGPVYAYAKDQREWLEEQASWLSQQLDFVRGRLDELSNDKQDESS from the coding sequence ATGCCAGGATTTGATGGAACCGGTCCAATGGGTTATGGTCCAATGACAGGTCGTGGTGGAGGGTATTGCATTGCCTATCATTGTGGGCAAGGCTATGCCCGGCCCCGTTGTGGGCTTGGTCCCCGCAGGGCTGGCGGGCGATGGGGTAGAGGGCTTGGTCCAGTCTATGCCTATGCCAAGGATCAGAGGGAGTGGCTTGAGGAGCAGGCCAGCTGGCTTTCCCAGCAGTTGGATTTTGTGCGGGGGCGACTTGATGAGTTATCGAACGACAAGCAGGATGAGTCCAGCTAG